A genome region from Erigeron canadensis isolate Cc75 chromosome 3, C_canadensis_v1, whole genome shotgun sequence includes the following:
- the LOC122593568 gene encoding protein NRT1/ PTR FAMILY 5.5-like, with translation MASFVRISVLSWADILATFAMYLMMTYLTNVWNLSTTHAAGIINIWNGITPVLAIIFAFFVDEFIGDFNMLVLSSISYSIGLGLLTMSTPPVFGPCSDYKEKCIGYTQKVLFYTALPLIAVGMAGHLASFSPFLDLQTKREHEEGADESSKKFWQIMGLMMVVVVPYVAGFAVQIIKPWSIRFGIPAICTLVATVIFLSGFREYRHINPGGSPLKTTLRVFVATARNISRPNPNPEQLNNEEDARLTNSLSCLNKAAIKLPEEQQSKKWKVCSVHEVEDTKICIRMVRMWLAFIVIGMVLSIGNTYFLEQANHMDHKLGKIKVPTIIFLLFHSFTRSICASLYSYFTKRLANKKYVPPVGIATSMVFSVLCCITAAKVETRRLDRIRDNGLLDKPDATIPMSIFALLPQFMLLAAVDGIGNRSINSFFMHQTPQSMHKYLGYFTKGVLGLGSMASVLSVYIVGKVSERNQKPNWFQFSLNRSHLDRYYWVLAALSAANILVYIIIALFYKYKEPPTHADAYDDDEDEDEDEYEEDEVEEDDEEDEAEDEDDSKNHSKCCC, from the exons ATGGCTTCCTTTGTTAGGATTTCAG TACTGTCATGGGCCGATATACTAGCTACATTTGCAATGTATTTGATGATGACCTACTTAACAAATGTTTGGAATCTAAGTACAACACATGCTGCTGGCATCATTAATATTTGGAATGGGATCACACCCGTGTTAGCCATTATTTTTGCATTCTTTGTTGATGAGTTCATTGGTGACTTCAATATGCTTGTGCTCTCTAGCATTTCCTATAGTATT GGATTAGGATTATTGACAATGTCAACACCCCCTGTTTTTGGCCCATGTAGCGACTACAAGGAGAAATGTATCGGGTATACACAAAAGGTTTTGTTTTATACTGCATTACCATTGATAGCAGTCGGGATGGCCGGTCACTTGGCCTCCTTCTCACCCTTTTTGGATCTACAAACAAAACGTGAACATGAAGAGGGAGCTGACGAGAGTTCTaaaaagttttggcaaattatgggtttgatgatggtggtggttgtaCCATATGTTGCAGGTTTTGCTGTTCAAATTATAAAACCATGGTCAATTCGGTTTGGTATTCCGGCCATTTGTACTTTGGTGGCAACAGTTATATTCTTGTCAGGATTTCGTGAGTACCGACATATAAACCCAGGGGGAAGCCCATTAAAAACCACCTTGAGAGTTTTTGTAGCTACTGCTCGTAATATTTCCCGACCAAATCCTAATCCTGAACAACTCAACAATGAAGAAGATGCTCGTTTGACCAACAGCCTAAG CTGCTTAAACAAGGCTGCTATTAAGTTACCTGAAGAACAACAATCAAAAAAGTGGAAGGTATGCAGCGTGCATGAAGTTGAAGACACCAAGATTTGTATCCGTATGGTCCGAATGTGGCTAGCATTCATTGTGATTGGTATGGTGCTTTCTATCGGAAACACTTACTTTCTGGAGCAAGCTAACCACATGGACCATAAACTAGGAAAAATAAAGGTCCCTACTATAATATTTCTTTTGTTCCATAGTTTCACTAGGTCAATATGCGCATCCTTATATTCCTACTTCACAAAGCGTTTGGCAAACAAGAAATACGTTCCACCAGTCGGGATTGCCACAAGTATGGTTTTCTCTGTATTATGTTGCATTACTGCTGCAAAAGTGGAAACCCGAAGACTAGATCGGATTAGGGATAATGGCTTACTAGACAAACCTGATGCGACGATCCCAATGAGTATATTTGCGCTCCTTCCACAGTTTATGCTTCTTGCAGCCGTTGACGGGATTGGTAATCGTAGCATCAATAGTTTCTTCATGCACCAAACCCCTCAATCCATGCATAAGTATTTGGGTTATTTTACGAAGGGTGTGCTAGGATTAGGAAGCATGGCTAGTGTTTTATCAGTCTATATTGTAGGGAAAGTTAGCGAGAGAAACCAAAAGCCAAATTGGTTTCAGTTTTCATTAAATAGGAGCCATTTAGATCGATATTATTGGGTCCTAGCTGCGCTAAGTGCGGCTAATATACTCGTTTATATCATCATTGCACTTTTCTATAAGTACAAGGAACCACCAACACATGCAGATgcatatgatgatgatgaagatgaagatgaagatgaatatGAAGAAGACGAAgtagaagaagatgatgaagaagatgaagctgaagatgaagatgattcTAAGAACCATTCGAAATGTTGTTGTTAA